A section of the Pseudomonas prosekii genome encodes:
- a CDS encoding di-heme-cytochrome C peroxidase, which produces MRLLLRLLVLIAVLLGLGLAVVVYYIANPKLPAYTPAQQLHYLEQWSAADRQTYYFTPQGTQVKGLHYDWFQALELPFSQQRFAAPEYLARFGFLVDPAQKATPDNPGNLPVGFARHQNPGSQAQFLDITCAACHTGELRFNGQAVRIDGGAALHVLPSTVPTLRGGSFGQALVASLAATYYNPWKFERFARNVLGADYEDGHQSLRADYKRSLDMFLKVAWNDTHRGLYPTEEGPGRADAFGRIANASFGDAISPDNYRVANAPVDYPQLWDMWTFDWVQWNGSAQQPMARNIGEALGVGATLNFFDANGQPLKGDARYPSSVRVRDLHLIEQTLQRLQPPTWPEDVLGSVDKPLAAKGRTLFTENCASCHVPRVKTINGRDVQQLHLLPVAAIGTDPTAADNIADHRFDLSALQWDPAELAQLDVQLHPKPTEPLDLSRLSVAKGLAYVTAFVENRAYRDAGVTAAERPELDGFGLPIGVQELRAYKARPLAGVWATAPFLHNGSVPSLYQLLSPQDERASSFYKGTFEYDPKHLGYRTQAFSDGFLFDTRITGNHNSGHEFRAGKRGNGVIGRLLQPQERWALLEYLKVLGGPLEAQLPEIVAIQKD; this is translated from the coding sequence TTGCGCCTCCTACTCCGCTTGCTGGTTCTGATCGCCGTACTGCTAGGGCTTGGCCTCGCTGTGGTTGTGTACTACATCGCCAACCCAAAACTGCCGGCCTACACCCCCGCGCAACAGCTGCATTACCTGGAGCAGTGGAGCGCCGCCGACCGCCAGACCTATTACTTCACGCCGCAGGGCACTCAGGTCAAAGGCCTGCATTACGACTGGTTTCAGGCGCTGGAACTGCCGTTCTCGCAGCAGCGTTTTGCCGCGCCGGAATACTTGGCGCGTTTCGGTTTTCTGGTCGATCCCGCGCAAAAAGCTACGCCGGACAACCCCGGCAACCTGCCCGTAGGGTTCGCCCGCCACCAGAACCCCGGCAGCCAGGCGCAATTCCTGGACATCACTTGCGCCGCATGCCACACCGGCGAATTGCGTTTCAACGGCCAGGCTGTGCGCATCGATGGCGGCGCGGCGCTGCATGTTTTGCCGTCGACGGTGCCGACCCTGCGTGGCGGCAGTTTTGGTCAGGCGCTGGTCGCGAGCCTTGCCGCGACCTATTACAACCCGTGGAAATTCGAACGTTTCGCACGCAACGTGTTGGGCGCGGACTACGAGGACGGGCATCAATCCCTACGCGCGGACTACAAACGCTCGCTGGACATGTTTCTCAAAGTCGCCTGGAACGACACCCATCGCGGGCTCTACCCCACCGAAGAAGGCCCCGGCCGCGCCGATGCGTTCGGGCGTATCGCCAATGCCAGTTTCGGCGACGCGATTTCGCCGGACAACTATCGCGTGGCCAACGCGCCGGTGGACTACCCGCAGTTGTGGGACATGTGGACGTTTGATTGGGTGCAGTGGAACGGTTCGGCCCAGCAACCGATGGCGCGCAATATCGGCGAGGCGTTGGGCGTGGGCGCGACGCTGAATTTCTTCGACGCCAATGGTCAGCCGCTCAAGGGCGATGCGCGTTACCCGTCGAGCGTGCGCGTGCGCGACCTGCACTTGATCGAACAAACCCTGCAACGGCTCCAGCCGCCGACGTGGCCGGAAGACGTATTGGGCAGCGTCGACAAACCCTTGGCCGCCAAGGGCCGAACGCTGTTCACCGAGAACTGCGCCAGTTGCCATGTGCCACGGGTGAAGACGATTAACGGGCGCGATGTGCAGCAACTGCATCTGTTGCCGGTCGCCGCCATCGGCACCGACCCCACCGCTGCCGACAACATTGCCGACCATCGTTTCGACCTGAGCGCGCTGCAATGGGACCCGGCAGAACTCGCGCAACTCGATGTGCAATTGCACCCGAAACCCACCGAGCCACTGGACTTGAGCAGACTTTCGGTGGCCAAAGGGTTGGCGTATGTCACCGCTTTCGTCGAGAACCGCGCTTACCGCGATGCCGGCGTCACCGCGGCAGAACGTCCGGAACTGGACGGTTTCGGCCTGCCCATCGGCGTCCAGGAACTGCGCGCCTACAAGGCCCGGCCGCTGGCAGGCGTGTGGGCGACGGCGCCGTTTCTGCACAACGGTTCAGTGCCGAGCCTGTATCAATTGCTCTCGCCGCAGGATGAGCGCGCGAGCAGCTTCTATAAAGGCACGTTCGAGTACGACCCGAAACACTTGGGTTATCGCACGCAAGCGTTCAGCGACGGTTTCCTGTTCGATACGCGCATCACCGGCAATCACAACAGCGGTCACGAATTCCGCGCCGGCAAGCGTGGCAACGGCGTTATTGGCCGTTTGCTGCAACCGCAGGAACGTTGGGCGCTGCTCGAATACCTGAAAGTGCTGGGCGGTCCGCTGGAAGCGCAACTGCCAGAAATTGTCGCCATTCAAAAGGACTGA
- a CDS encoding catalase family protein — translation MLITLWLRLGAFLGKLLLWLLGLGLLGWALATAWFAWQHSGAVSAEEQIPSGETAMTQDIIQTAVRIVDQHRESTRYLRDAHAKAHGCVKAEVQVLPQLSADLRQGVFSEPGKTWQATVRLSNGNAYPQFDSIRDARGMAIKLLDVPGKQLLADQAGRREQDFVMFSHPNFFVSDVAEYRQNVAAQADGKKVMAFFPGWDPRTWQVRHLFIALATLSPAPDSPTQTTYFSVSPYKFGQGNAKFRVMPDPASCPAYTLPKQNQALPNFLRNALNQQLSTDRVPACFVLQIQRQNAAKYMPIEDTSVEWRESDAPFETVAKINLPAQDFDTPALNLQCDNQSFNPWFGVEAHRPIGGINRLRKAVYEAVSDYRHSRNAEQQ, via the coding sequence ATGCTGATCACCCTTTGGCTGCGCCTTGGCGCCTTCCTCGGAAAATTGCTGTTGTGGTTGCTGGGGCTGGGATTGCTTGGCTGGGCGCTGGCCACCGCGTGGTTTGCCTGGCAGCACAGCGGCGCGGTGTCTGCTGAAGAGCAGATCCCCAGCGGTGAAACAGCGATGACTCAGGACATCATTCAGACCGCCGTGCGCATCGTCGATCAGCACCGCGAAAGCACGCGCTACCTGCGCGATGCTCACGCCAAAGCGCATGGCTGCGTGAAAGCCGAGGTTCAGGTGTTGCCGCAGCTGTCGGCGGATTTGCGTCAAGGTGTGTTCAGTGAGCCGGGCAAAACCTGGCAAGCGACGGTGCGCTTGTCCAACGGCAACGCGTATCCGCAATTCGACAGCATTCGTGATGCGCGGGGCATGGCGATCAAGTTGCTCGACGTGCCGGGCAAGCAACTACTGGCGGATCAGGCTGGGCGGCGCGAGCAGGATTTCGTCATGTTCAGTCACCCGAATTTCTTTGTCAGCGATGTCGCCGAGTACCGTCAGAACGTGGCCGCACAGGCTGACGGCAAGAAGGTCATGGCGTTCTTTCCCGGTTGGGATCCGCGCACCTGGCAGGTTCGGCATTTGTTTATCGCACTGGCGACGCTGTCCCCGGCACCGGACAGCCCGACGCAGACTACATACTTTTCGGTTTCGCCCTACAAATTTGGTCAGGGTAATGCCAAGTTTCGCGTGATGCCGGACCCGGCCAGTTGCCCCGCTTACACCTTGCCGAAGCAAAATCAGGCGTTGCCGAACTTTCTGCGCAATGCGTTGAATCAGCAGTTGTCGACGGATCGAGTACCGGCGTGTTTTGTTCTGCAGATTCAGCGGCAGAATGCGGCCAAGTACATGCCGATCGAGGACACGAGTGTGGAATGGCGGGAAAGTGATGCGCCGTTCGAGACGGTGGCGAAGATCAATCTGCCGGCGCAAGATTTCGATACACCGGCGCTGAATCTGCAATGCGATAACCAGTCATTCAACCCATGGTTCGGCGTGGAAGCGCATCGGCCGATTGGTGGGATCAATCGGCTGCGAAAAGCGGTGTACGAAGCGGTCAGCGATTACCGGCACAGCCGTAATGCCGAGCAGCAGTAG
- the rdgC gene encoding recombination-associated protein RdgC, which yields MWFKNLLIYRLTQDLPFDAEALETALATKLARPCASQELTTYGFVAPFGKGEDAPLAHVSGDFLLIAARKEERILPGSVVRDAVKEKVEEIEATQMRKVYKKERDQIKDEIILEFLPRAFIRRSSTFAAIAPKQGLILVNSASPKRAEDLLSTLREVVGSLPVRPLTVKMAPTATMTDWVKTQKAADDFFVLDECELRDTHEDGGIVRCKRQDLTSEEIQLHLSTGKVVTQLSLAWQDKLSFMLDDKMTVKRLKFEDLLQDQAEQDGGEEALGQLDASFTLMMLTFGDFLPALVEALGGEETPQGI from the coding sequence ATGTGGTTCAAAAACCTGCTTATCTATCGCCTGACCCAAGATCTGCCTTTTGATGCCGAGGCGTTGGAAACTGCACTGGCGACCAAACTGGCGCGTCCATGTGCAAGCCAGGAGTTGACCACCTACGGTTTCGTCGCGCCATTCGGCAAGGGCGAAGATGCTCCGCTGGCGCACGTCAGTGGCGACTTCCTGTTGATCGCTGCACGTAAAGAAGAACGCATTCTGCCGGGCAGCGTCGTGCGCGACGCGGTCAAGGAAAAGGTCGAAGAGATCGAAGCCACGCAAATGCGCAAGGTCTATAAAAAGGAACGCGACCAGATCAAGGATGAAATCATCCTCGAATTCCTGCCGCGTGCCTTTATTCGTCGCTCGTCGACGTTTGCTGCGATTGCGCCGAAACAAGGCCTGATCCTGGTTAACTCCGCCAGCCCGAAACGTGCCGAAGACTTGTTGTCGACGTTGCGTGAAGTGGTCGGCTCGCTGCCGGTGCGTCCGTTGACCGTGAAAATGGCCCCGACCGCCACCATGACTGACTGGGTCAAGACTCAGAAAGCCGCGGACGACTTCTTTGTATTGGACGAGTGCGAACTGCGCGACACCCACGAAGACGGCGGCATCGTGCGTTGCAAACGTCAGGACCTGACCAGCGAAGAAATCCAGCTGCACTTGAGCACCGGCAAAGTGGTGACGCAGCTGTCGCTGGCATGGCAGGACAAGTTGTCGTTCATGCTCGACGACAAAATGACCGTCAAGCGCCTGAAGTTCGAAGACCTGTTGCAGGATCAAGCGGAACAGGACGGCGGCGAAGAGGCCCTGGGCCAACTCGATGCCAGCTTCACCCTGATGATGCTGACCTTCGGCGACTTCCTGCCGGCGCTGGTTGAAGCGCTGGGCGGCGAAGAAACCCCGCAGGGTATCTAA
- a CDS encoding bile acid:sodium symporter family protein yields the protein MRALAALSRFVGNTFAYWVLIFAVLAFLQPAWFIGLKGAIVPLLGLVMFGMGLTLKLEDFAEVARHPWRVALGVVAHFVIMPGMAWLLCQVFHLPPEIAVGVILVGCCPSGTSSNVMTWLARGDLALSVAIAAVTTLLAPLLTPALIWLLASAWLPVSFMELFWSILQVVLLPIILGVVAQRILGDKVRHAVEVLPLVSVVSIVIIVAAVVAASQAKIAESGLLIMAVVMLHNSFGYLLGYFTGRLFKLPLPQRKSLALEVGMQNSGLGAALASAHFSPLAAVPSALFSVWHNISGALLSTYFRRMSEKEDRETAARQATE from the coding sequence ATGCGCGCACTCGCCGCTTTAAGCCGCTTCGTCGGCAACACTTTCGCTTACTGGGTGCTGATTTTCGCCGTTCTGGCATTCCTGCAACCGGCGTGGTTCATCGGCCTGAAAGGCGCCATCGTGCCGCTGCTGGGGCTGGTGATGTTCGGCATGGGCCTGACCCTCAAACTCGAAGACTTCGCCGAAGTCGCCCGCCATCCGTGGCGCGTGGCGTTGGGCGTGGTCGCACATTTCGTGATCATGCCCGGTATGGCGTGGTTGCTTTGCCAGGTATTTCACCTGCCGCCGGAGATCGCCGTCGGGGTGATTCTGGTCGGCTGCTGCCCAAGCGGCACTTCGTCGAACGTGATGACCTGGCTGGCGCGCGGCGACCTGGCGTTATCGGTGGCCATCGCCGCCGTCACCACCCTCCTCGCCCCGCTGCTGACGCCGGCGCTGATCTGGCTGCTGGCCTCGGCGTGGTTGCCGGTTTCGTTCATGGAACTGTTCTGGTCGATCCTGCAAGTGGTGTTGTTGCCGATCATCCTCGGCGTCGTCGCGCAGCGGATCCTCGGCGACAAGGTTCGCCACGCCGTGGAAGTGTTGCCGCTGGTGTCGGTGGTCAGCATTGTGATCATCGTCGCGGCAGTGGTCGCGGCCAGTCAGGCGAAAATCGCCGAGTCCGGGCTGTTGATCATGGCGGTGGTGATGCTGCACAACAGCTTCGGTTACTTGCTCGGCTACTTCACCGGGCGCCTGTTCAAACTGCCGCTGCCACAGCGTAAATCGCTGGCTCTGGAAGTCGGCATGCAGAACTCGGGGTTGGGCGCCGCGCTGGCCAGTGCGCACTTCTCGCCGCTGGCGGCGGTGCCGAGCGCGCTGTTCAGTGTGTGGCACAACATTTCCGGGGCGTTGCTCTCGACTTATTTCCGTCGCATGAGCGAGAAAGAAGATCGCGAAACCGCTGCGCGGCAAGCCACCGAGTAA
- the sugE gene encoding quaternary ammonium compound efflux SMR transporter SugE: MFWIILFFAGLFEVGWAVGLKYTDGFSRPLPTVLTVGAMVISLGLLGLAVKELPLGTAYAIWTGVGAVGTVIAGIILFGESMALFRLASVALIIAGLVGLKISA, translated from the coding sequence ATGTTCTGGATCATTCTGTTTTTCGCTGGCCTGTTTGAAGTCGGCTGGGCCGTTGGCCTGAAATACACCGACGGCTTCAGCCGCCCTCTCCCTACCGTATTAACCGTTGGCGCCATGGTGATCAGCCTGGGTTTGCTCGGTCTCGCCGTGAAGGAATTGCCACTGGGCACCGCCTACGCGATCTGGACTGGCGTCGGCGCGGTGGGCACGGTAATCGCCGGGATCATTCTGTTTGGCGAATCCATGGCGCTGTTTCGGTTGGCCAGCGTGGCGCTGATTATCGCCGGGTTGGTTGGGCTGAAGATTAGCGCCTAG
- a CDS encoding MFS transporter codes for MSHPSQFSLLRTRRFLPFFVTQSLGAFNDNIFKQSLILAILYKLTIDGDRSIWVNLCALLFILPFFLFSALAGQFGEKFAKDALIRLIKLGEIAIMAVGAVGFMFDHLSLMLVALFAMGTHSALFGPVKYSILPQALHEEELVGGNGLVEMGTFLAILAGTIGAGIMMSSGHYAPIVSTAIIGIAVLGYLASRSIPRAAAASPEMRLNWNIFTQSWATLKLGLGQTPAVSRSIVGNSWFWFVGAIYLTQIPAYAKEWMHGDETVVTLILTVFSVGIALGSMLCEKLSGRKVEIGLVPFGSFGLTVFGLLLWWHSGGIPDSVTGHGWLEVLGFGHTWLVLIDILGLGVFGGFYIVPLYALIQSRTAENERARVIAANNILNALFMVVSAIVSIVLLSMVKLSIPQLFLVVSVLNIGVNAYIFSIVPEFSMRFMIWLLSHSMYRVEHRNLDLIPDEGAALLVCNHVSFVDALLIGGAVRRPIRFVMYYKIYNLPVLNFIFRTAGTIPIAGRNEDIQIYEKAFTRIAQYLKDGELVCIFPEGKLTADGEINEFRGGLTRILEETPVPVIPLALQGLWGSFFSRDPGKGLFRRLWSRVTIVAGPAVAVEVAEPAKLQVLVGELRGSVR; via the coding sequence ATGAGTCATCCCTCACAATTCAGCCTGCTTCGCACCCGGCGTTTCCTGCCGTTTTTCGTGACACAGTCCCTTGGGGCGTTCAACGACAACATCTTTAAGCAGTCGCTGATCCTCGCCATTCTGTACAAATTGACCATCGACGGTGACCGTTCGATCTGGGTCAATTTGTGCGCGTTGCTGTTTATCCTGCCGTTTTTTCTGTTCTCGGCGCTGGCCGGGCAGTTCGGCGAGAAATTCGCCAAGGACGCGCTGATCCGGCTGATCAAGCTCGGCGAAATCGCGATCATGGCGGTCGGCGCGGTCGGTTTCATGTTCGATCACCTGTCGCTGATGCTGGTGGCGCTGTTTGCCATGGGCACTCACTCGGCGCTGTTCGGACCGGTGAAATACTCGATCCTGCCGCAAGCGCTGCATGAAGAAGAGCTGGTCGGCGGCAACGGCCTGGTGGAAATGGGCACGTTCCTGGCGATTCTCGCCGGGACCATCGGCGCCGGGATCATGATGTCGTCGGGGCACTACGCACCGATTGTGTCGACGGCGATCATCGGCATCGCGGTGCTCGGTTACCTCGCTAGCCGCAGCATCCCGCGCGCCGCCGCCGCGTCGCCGGAAATGCGCCTGAACTGGAACATTTTTACCCAGTCGTGGGCCACGCTGAAGCTCGGTCTGGGGCAGACGCCTGCGGTGTCGCGTTCGATTGTCGGCAATTCATGGTTCTGGTTTGTCGGGGCGATTTACCTGACGCAAATCCCGGCCTACGCCAAGGAATGGATGCACGGCGACGAAACCGTGGTGACGCTGATTCTCACCGTGTTCTCGGTTGGCATCGCCCTCGGTTCGATGCTTTGCGAAAAGCTCTCCGGGCGCAAAGTCGAAATTGGTCTGGTGCCGTTCGGCTCGTTTGGCCTGACCGTGTTTGGGCTGCTGTTGTGGTGGCATTCCGGCGGAATTCCCGACAGCGTCACCGGCCACGGCTGGCTCGAAGTCCTCGGTTTCGGCCACACCTGGCTGGTGCTGATCGACATCCTCGGGCTCGGGGTTTTCGGTGGTTTCTACATCGTGCCGCTGTACGCGCTGATCCAGTCGCGCACCGCCGAGAACGAACGCGCGCGGGTAATTGCCGCAAACAACATTCTCAATGCGCTGTTTATGGTGGTGTCGGCGATTGTCTCGATCGTGCTGTTGAGCATGGTCAAACTGTCGATTCCGCAGCTGTTTCTGGTGGTGTCGGTGCTGAACATCGGCGTCAACGCCTACATCTTCAGCATCGTTCCCGAGTTCAGCATGCGTTTCATGATCTGGCTGCTCAGCCATTCCATGTACCGCGTCGAGCACCGCAATCTCGATCTGATTCCCGATGAAGGCGCGGCGCTGCTGGTGTGCAACCACGTTTCGTTTGTGGATGCGCTGCTGATTGGCGGCGCGGTGCGTAGGCCGATTCGCTTTGTGATGTATTACAAAATCTACAACTTGCCGGTGCTGAACTTTATCTTCCGCACCGCCGGGACTATTCCTATCGCCGGGCGCAACGAAGACATTCAAATCTACGAAAAGGCCTTCACGCGCATCGCCCAATATCTGAAGGATGGCGAGCTGGTGTGCATCTTCCCCGAGGGCAAGTTGACTGCTGACGGCGAGATCAATGAGTTTCGCGGCGGGCTGACGCGGATTCTCGAAGAGACGCCGGTGCCGGTGATTCCGCTGGCGTTGCAAGGGTTGTGGGGGAGTTTCTTCAGTCGCGATCCGGGCAAAGGGCTGTTTCGTCGGTTGTGGTCGCGGGTAACGATCGTGGCGGGGCCGGCAGTGGCGGTGGAAGTGGCTGAGCCGGCGAAACTGCAGGTGTTGGTGGGGGAGTTGCGCGGCAGCGTCAGGTAG
- a CDS encoding TDT family transporter, whose translation MNRPDTICPETISPRTDCSKASKPSFKPFSHLPRPLEAIRQFTPNWFAATMGTGVLALALAQLPGANPALHMVAEGLWLFNIVLFVLFSAVYAARWVLFFDEARRIFGHSTVSMFFGTIPMGLATIINGFLLFGLPRWGDGVIAVAEVLWWLDVTMSLACGVLIPYMMFTRQEHSIDQMTAVWLLPVVAAEVAAASGGLLAPHLAEAHSQLVMLVTSYVLWAFSLPVAFSILTILLLRMALHKLPHESMAASSWLALGPIGTGALGMLLLGADAPAIFAANGMPGIGEIAEGLGLVAGITLWGFGLWWMLIALLITARYLRAGIPFNLGWWGFTFPLGVCSLATLRLASTLNLTFFSVFGCALVGLLAVMWLIVGKRTVQGAWRGELFVSPCIAGLKQ comes from the coding sequence ATGAATCGCCCCGATACTATTTGCCCCGAAACTATCAGCCCCAGAACTGATTGCTCCAAGGCCAGCAAGCCCAGCTTCAAACCTTTCAGCCATTTGCCGCGTCCCTTGGAAGCGATCCGCCAGTTCACCCCGAACTGGTTCGCCGCGACCATGGGCACCGGCGTGCTCGCCTTGGCGCTGGCGCAATTGCCCGGCGCCAATCCCGCGCTGCACATGGTCGCCGAAGGTCTGTGGCTGTTCAACATTGTGCTGTTCGTGTTGTTCAGCGCTGTGTACGCCGCACGCTGGGTGCTGTTCTTTGATGAAGCGCGGCGAATTTTCGGCCACTCCACGGTTTCAATGTTCTTCGGCACGATCCCGATGGGTTTGGCGACCATCATCAATGGCTTCCTGCTGTTCGGTTTGCCGCGTTGGGGCGATGGCGTGATTGCTGTCGCCGAAGTGCTGTGGTGGCTGGACGTGACGATGTCGCTGGCCTGCGGCGTGTTGATTCCGTACATGATGTTCACCCGCCAGGAACACAGCATCGACCAGATGACGGCCGTTTGGCTGTTGCCAGTGGTCGCCGCAGAAGTTGCAGCGGCCAGCGGTGGGCTGCTGGCGCCGCACCTCGCCGAGGCGCATTCGCAACTGGTGATGCTGGTGACGAGCTACGTACTGTGGGCATTTTCCCTACCCGTGGCGTTCAGCATTCTGACAATCCTGTTGCTGCGCATGGCCCTGCATAAACTCCCGCACGAAAGCATGGCAGCGTCGAGTTGGCTGGCGCTCGGCCCAATCGGCACCGGCGCACTGGGCATGTTGCTGCTCGGCGCCGATGCCCCGGCGATCTTCGCTGCCAACGGTATGCCAGGCATTGGCGAAATCGCCGAAGGGCTGGGGCTGGTGGCCGGGATCACGTTATGGGGTTTTGGGCTGTGGTGGATGCTGATTGCGCTGCTGATCACCGCCCGTTACCTGCGCGCAGGCATCCCGTTCAACCTCGGCTGGTGGGGTTTTACCTTCCCGTTGGGCGTGTGTTCGCTGGCGACGCTGCGACTGGCGAGCACGCTTAACCTGACATTTTTCAGTGTGTTTGGCTGCGCGTTGGTCGGGTTGTTGGCAGTGATGTGGCTGATCGTCGGCAAGCGCACCGTGCAAGGCGCGTGGCGCGGCGAGCTGTTTGTCTCGCCGTGCATTGCAGGATTAAAGCAATAA
- a CDS encoding cupin domain-containing protein, whose translation MKIIRSKSFTAERAWGALDIANMNGITTRLHWTDQPYKWHVNDGEEVFVVLDGQVRMHYREEGVEQQTLLDVGDIFYASVGTEHVAHPLGAARILVIETEGSV comes from the coding sequence ATGAAAATCATCCGCAGTAAATCTTTCACCGCCGAGCGTGCCTGGGGCGCGCTGGACATCGCCAACATGAACGGCATCACCACGCGTTTGCACTGGACTGATCAGCCGTACAAATGGCACGTCAACGATGGCGAAGAAGTGTTCGTGGTGCTTGATGGCCAGGTGCGCATGCATTATCGCGAGGAGGGCGTGGAGCAGCAGACGTTGCTCGATGTCGGCGATATTTTCTACGCCTCGGTCGGCACCGAGCATGTCGCACATCCACTGGGCGCGGCGCGGATTCTGGTGATCGAAACCGAGGGCAGCGTCTGA
- a CDS encoding MFS transporter, translating into MSHPTSNLVSLWFLAVTLLSFLAASTAPTPLYHLYQQQLQFSAATLTLIFGVYALSLLAALLTVGSLSDHLGRKPVIFTAVLLNMLAMLLFINADSVAWLISARVLQGFATGMATAVLSAALLDTDRQQGPLVNSVAPLLGMAVGAMGCGLLAEFAPLPLQLTFWLLFGLFALQALYVWRLPESVSRLPGAWASLRPTLHVPVQVRRTLWSVLPINTAVWALGGFFASLAPSLVHTATGSTSNLIGGATVAALTVTGALMIYTLRNHPADKVLRLGASLLPAGVALILIAVHSASLVLFFIGTLLAGCGFGAGFLGAVRSLVPLALPHERAGLMSAFYVLSYLAFCLPSLLAGSLVRSFGLIATTDGYGTVLIILAVGALLALLRERSLKVCGANGQ; encoded by the coding sequence ATGTCTCATCCAACATCAAACCTTGTCAGCCTGTGGTTTCTGGCGGTCACGTTACTGAGTTTTCTCGCCGCGTCCACGGCGCCGACGCCGTTGTATCACTTGTATCAGCAACAGCTGCAATTTTCGGCGGCAACCCTGACGCTGATTTTCGGCGTCTACGCCTTGAGTCTGCTGGCGGCATTGCTGACGGTCGGTTCGCTCTCGGATCACCTGGGACGCAAACCGGTGATTTTCACCGCTGTGTTACTCAACATGTTGGCGATGCTGCTGTTTATCAACGCCGACAGCGTCGCGTGGCTGATCAGCGCCCGTGTGCTTCAGGGGTTCGCCACTGGCATGGCCACGGCGGTGTTGAGCGCCGCGCTGCTCGACACCGACCGCCAGCAAGGGCCGCTGGTCAACAGCGTCGCGCCCTTGCTGGGTATGGCCGTCGGCGCGATGGGTTGCGGCTTGCTCGCCGAATTTGCGCCGTTGCCGTTGCAACTGACGTTTTGGCTGCTGTTCGGGTTGTTTGCGCTGCAAGCGCTGTACGTCTGGCGCCTGCCGGAAAGCGTCAGCCGCCTGCCGGGTGCGTGGGCGTCGCTGCGTCCGACCTTGCATGTGCCGGTGCAAGTGCGGCGGACTTTGTGGTCGGTGCTGCCCATCAACACCGCGGTCTGGGCGCTCGGCGGATTCTTCGCCTCGTTGGCGCCCTCGCTGGTGCACACGGCGACGGGCTCGACGTCGAACCTGATCGGCGGCGCCACCGTTGCCGCGCTGACCGTGACCGGTGCGCTGATGATCTACACCTTGCGCAATCACCCGGCGGACAAAGTGCTGCGCCTCGGCGCCAGTTTGCTGCCGGCCGGGGTGGCGCTGATCCTGATCGCCGTGCACAGCGCCAGCCTCGTGCTGTTTTTCATCGGCACATTGCTCGCCGGCTGCGGATTTGGCGCAGGTTTCCTCGGCGCTGTGCGCAGCCTCGTACCGCTGGCCTTGCCGCATGAGCGGGCGGGTTTGATGTCGGCGTTTTACGTGCTGAGCTACCTGGCGTTTTGCTTGCCGTCCTTGCTCGCCGGGAGCCTGGTCCGCAGCTTCGGCCTGATCGCCACCACCGATGGTTATGGCACGGTGCTGATCATCCTGGCCGTCGGCGCGCTGCTGGCGTTGCTGCGCGAGCGCTCGCTGAAAGTCTGTGGCGCCAACGGTCAATGA
- a CDS encoding TetR/AcrR family transcriptional regulator, translated as MAIKEGLRPGGRSARVQESVHSAVRALLEEQDRAAVTVPQIATRAGVTPSTIYRRWGDLSALLADVALARMRPDTEAADTGSLRGDLRAWAEQYLDEMSSEPGRQMLRDVQCSATPGFCATIIGGQLQTILDRYPDQPLPSVDRLINLLAAPTVFSILFSTAALEVGELHRLVEMALSQ; from the coding sequence ATGGCTATTAAAGAAGGTTTACGCCCCGGCGGCCGCAGTGCCCGGGTGCAAGAGTCGGTGCATTCGGCAGTCCGTGCGCTCCTTGAAGAACAGGACCGAGCGGCCGTGACCGTGCCGCAAATCGCCACGCGCGCGGGGGTGACGCCGTCGACGATTTATCGGCGCTGGGGGGATTTGTCGGCATTGCTCGCCGACGTCGCCCTCGCGCGCATGCGCCCCGACACCGAGGCCGCCGACACCGGCAGCCTGCGCGGTGATTTGCGCGCGTGGGCCGAGCAATATCTCGACGAGATGAGCTCCGAGCCCGGCCGCCAGATGCTGCGCGACGTGCAATGCAGCGCCACGCCGGGGTTCTGCGCGACGATCATTGGCGGGCAATTGCAGACGATTCTGGATCGGTATCCTGACCAACCGTTGCCGAGCGTAGACCGGCTGATCAACCTGCTGGCGGCGCCGACAGTGTTCAGCATTCTGTTTTCGACGGCGGCGCTGGAGGTTGGGGAATTGCATCGGTTGGTTGAGATGGCGTTGAGTCAGTGA